A genomic region of Nostoc sp. UHCC 0702 contains the following coding sequences:
- a CDS encoding anti-sigma regulatory factor has translation MKSELHVPSDLNYLNIVEHWLLGCLKIQLGESVDWSRQSSRLRLALVEAYSNVVRHAHKEQANVPVLLRLELKERDIALEVWDYGEGFDMSTYFPPNPTDKQEGGYGWLIMSRLMDKVEYQLQVNGANCLKLEATIPELAK, from the coding sequence ATGAAAAGTGAGCTTCATGTACCAAGCGATTTGAATTATTTAAACATTGTCGAACATTGGTTGCTGGGATGCTTGAAAATTCAGTTAGGAGAATCTGTTGACTGGTCACGACAATCTAGTCGTTTGCGGCTGGCTTTGGTGGAAGCATACTCAAACGTAGTACGTCATGCCCACAAAGAGCAAGCGAATGTGCCAGTTTTACTACGTTTGGAACTCAAAGAACGAGATATTGCTTTAGAGGTTTGGGACTATGGCGAAGGCTTTGATATGTCTACCTACTTCCCGCCAAACCCTACAGATAAACAAGAAGGTGGCTATGGCTGGCTGATCATGAGTCGTCTGATGGATAAGGTAGAGTACCAGTTACAAGTTAATGGTGCAAACTGTCTGAAGTTAGAAGCGACTATACCAGAATTAGCCAAATAA
- a CDS encoding nuclear transport factor 2 family protein, translating into MKAAESLSANQVSIAATATEEFQIEGITEGCILRYFETLNAGEFQATAGLFADDGVMHPPFESGIVGSDAIAAYLQQEAQGIKAYPRQGIIETLENNLIKVQVTGKAQTPWCGVNVSWLFILNQQQQIIEAKIKLLASPQELLSMRPQK; encoded by the coding sequence ATGAAAGCTGCTGAATCTTTATCTGCAAACCAAGTGAGCATTGCTGCTACAGCAACAGAAGAATTTCAGATTGAGGGAATCACAGAAGGCTGCATCCTGCGTTATTTTGAAACATTGAACGCAGGAGAATTTCAGGCGACTGCTGGTTTGTTTGCCGACGATGGTGTGATGCATCCACCCTTTGAATCTGGTATTGTGGGTTCAGATGCGATCGCTGCCTATTTACAACAAGAAGCCCAAGGCATTAAAGCCTATCCCCGTCAGGGAATTATCGAGACTTTAGAAAATAATCTCATCAAAGTTCAAGTGACAGGCAAAGCACAAACTCCTTGGTGTGGCGTCAACGTCTCGTGGCTGTTTATCCTCAACCAACAACAGCAAATTATCGAGGCCAAAATCAAACTTCTCGCCTCTCCTCAAGAATTACTTTCCATGCGTCCGCAAAAGTAG
- the queG gene encoding tRNA epoxyqueuosine(34) reductase QueG — MNVSCVTSSNVVKQKAQELGFHKVGIAVVERNNTEAQRLQAWIALGYHADMEWMNNPKRQDISLVMPEARSLVCVALNYYTPDQRPEGEEYAKISRYGWGRDYHKVMHKKLKALATWLESLDTSIRARYYADTGPVQDKVWAQKAGIGWIAKNGNVITREYGSWVFLGEVLTNLELESDRPSTEHCGSCTRCLEACPTGAITQPFVVDANRCIAYHTIENRAEKLPETVTPHLRGWVAGCDICQDVCPWNQRFAQTTDVEDFQPYPGNLAPKLIELAQISNEEWDRRFPASALRRIKPEMLRRNARANLDASTLKNDSESNYL; from the coding sequence ATGAATGTATCTTGCGTAACTAGCAGTAACGTGGTAAAGCAGAAAGCCCAAGAATTAGGTTTTCACAAAGTTGGAATTGCTGTTGTAGAGAGAAATAATACGGAAGCACAGAGGTTGCAAGCATGGATAGCGCTGGGTTATCACGCCGATATGGAATGGATGAATAACCCGAAACGCCAGGATATTAGTTTAGTCATGCCAGAGGCGCGATCGCTAGTATGTGTCGCCCTCAATTACTACACACCAGATCAACGTCCCGAAGGCGAGGAATACGCTAAAATTTCCCGTTATGGGTGGGGAAGAGATTATCACAAGGTGATGCACAAAAAACTTAAGGCGCTGGCTACCTGGCTAGAATCACTGGATACAAGCATTCGAGCCAGATATTATGCAGATACTGGCCCTGTGCAAGATAAAGTTTGGGCGCAAAAAGCCGGAATTGGCTGGATTGCCAAGAATGGTAATGTAATTACAAGAGAGTATGGTTCTTGGGTATTCTTGGGAGAAGTTTTAACCAATTTGGAATTAGAAAGCGATCGCCCATCAACAGAACACTGCGGTAGCTGTACTCGTTGTCTTGAAGCTTGTCCTACAGGTGCCATTACCCAGCCGTTTGTAGTAGATGCTAATCGCTGCATCGCTTATCATACAATCGAAAATCGGGCGGAAAAATTACCAGAAACAGTCACACCACATTTGCGGGGCTGGGTTGCTGGTTGTGATATTTGCCAAGACGTTTGTCCTTGGAATCAGCGTTTTGCTCAAACAACAGATGTGGAAGATTTTCAACCGTATCCTGGGAATCTTGCGCCTAAGCTGATAGAATTAGCCCAAATCTCAAATGAGGAGTGGGACAGACGATTTCCGGCATCAGCGTTGCGGCGGATTAAGCCAGAAATGTTACGACGGAATGCCCGTGCTAATCTTGACGCATCCACATTAAAGAATGACTCAGAAAGTAATTATCTTTGA
- a CDS encoding HAD-IA family hydrolase, translating into MTQKVIIFDFDGTLADTVDALVGIANRLAVEFDYVQITQEELALLRNFTSREIIKYSGISLLKIPFLLKKVKSELKNKIHEFKPIPGIREALIELQNQGYRLGIITSNSQDNVTAFLKMNELDNLFDFIYSGVTIFGKTTIINNVLRQKQLKPQSVIYVGDETRDIEASKKANIKVIAVTWGFNSPEVLAKQNPDFLIDQPSELLEVMKNVQ; encoded by the coding sequence ATGACTCAGAAAGTAATTATCTTTGATTTTGATGGCACGCTCGCCGATACGGTAGATGCTCTTGTAGGTATTGCCAATCGTTTAGCTGTAGAATTTGATTATGTACAAATCACCCAAGAGGAACTAGCCCTCCTGAGAAATTTCACTTCTAGGGAAATTATTAAATACTCAGGTATATCTCTATTGAAAATTCCTTTTTTGCTAAAAAAAGTTAAATCAGAGTTGAAAAACAAAATACATGAATTTAAACCGATTCCTGGAATTCGAGAAGCGTTAATCGAACTGCAAAATCAAGGTTATCGGTTAGGAATTATTACGTCAAATTCTCAAGACAACGTTACTGCTTTTCTGAAAATGAATGAATTAGATAACCTATTTGATTTCATTTACTCAGGAGTAACAATTTTTGGCAAAACAACAATAATTAATAATGTATTGAGGCAAAAGCAACTCAAACCTCAATCAGTCATTTATGTTGGTGATGAGACCAGAGATATAGAAGCATCAAAAAAAGCGAATATTAAAGTGATTGCAGTGACTTGGGGATTTAATTCCCCAGAAGTGCTAGCCAAACAAAATCCAGATTTTTTAATAGATCAACCAAGTGAACTATTAGAAGTGATGAAAAATGTTCAATAG
- a CDS encoding orange carotenoid protein, producing MTASYNKTATQALNNETQKAVEAFNALDTDAKLAWLYFVYEKLGDSITPAAPAAAEPELAPLLLGDYLELSDEQQLDIMRDIVNRKDTEYSRAYGALKENNQLLVWYAWAVAMGDTVVDIPEDYKPTEAINNLLSQIEGLEFEQQISVLRAIAGELGYSEVKPIETQAQTGKTPSL from the coding sequence ATGACAGCAAGTTACAATAAAACTGCTACCCAAGCATTGAACAATGAAACTCAAAAAGCAGTAGAAGCATTTAACGCCTTAGATACAGATGCTAAATTAGCCTGGCTATATTTTGTTTATGAAAAACTGGGAGATTCTATCACTCCAGCTGCACCTGCTGCGGCAGAACCCGAATTAGCACCACTTTTGCTAGGAGATTATTTAGAATTATCAGATGAGCAACAATTAGACATTATGCGGGATATAGTTAACCGCAAAGATACAGAATATTCCCGTGCTTATGGTGCGTTGAAAGAAAACAACCAACTGTTAGTTTGGTATGCTTGGGCGGTAGCGATGGGAGATACTGTAGTTGACATCCCAGAGGATTACAAGCCCACTGAAGCAATTAACAATTTGCTTTCTCAAATCGAAGGACTTGAGTTTGAACAACAAATTTCAGTATTGCGAGCGATCGCTGGTGAATTGGGTTACAGTGAAGTCAAGCCAATAGAGACACAAGCGCAAACTGGCAAAACCCCAAGTCTTTAA
- a CDS encoding Nif11-like leader peptide family natural product precursor, whose product MSLEQVNAFYDVLISDQAIYEQYLNKCCRRGFFGSCHWDKVKIVNFATNLGYKFTERELDQMLFESEPRFFDNSLNLSEQGQLS is encoded by the coding sequence ATGTCTTTAGAACAGGTTAATGCTTTTTATGATGTTTTGATATCGGATCAAGCTATTTATGAACAATACTTAAATAAGTGCTGTCGGCGAGGATTTTTCGGCAGTTGTCATTGGGATAAAGTTAAAATTGTCAATTTTGCTACTAATCTTGGTTATAAATTCACTGAAAGAGAGCTAGACCAAATGTTGTTTGAAAGTGAGCCAAGGTTTTTTGATAATTCACTGAATCTATCAGAACAGGGGCAGTTATCTTAA
- a CDS encoding transaldolase — protein MSIYLDSAIASEAEAARELGWVKGITTNPTLLAKSDLPVQTILKRLTELTTGPVFYQLIASDLKEMIAEGRAAYDIIGQQTVLKIPASLVGFQAVAALSPEIKCAVTAIYSASQAAVSQQAGAKYAIAYVNRATKLLGDGIALVREMASVLAASNTEILAASIKSPQEAAASLQAGAHHLTLPLAMLQSLTTHELSLQTIDEFAKNGRGILLELGAGSRE, from the coding sequence ATGAGTATTTATCTTGACTCAGCGATCGCATCTGAAGCCGAAGCCGCTAGAGAATTAGGTTGGGTCAAAGGCATCACCACCAACCCGACTTTGTTAGCTAAAAGCGATTTACCAGTGCAGACTATACTCAAGCGTCTCACAGAGTTAACCACAGGCCCAGTGTTTTACCAGCTAATTGCTTCTGACTTGAAAGAAATGATTGCAGAAGGGCGGGCGGCTTATGACATTATTGGGCAGCAAACTGTACTCAAAATTCCCGCTTCGTTAGTCGGTTTTCAAGCGGTTGCTGCACTTTCACCAGAAATTAAGTGTGCAGTCACAGCAATATATAGTGCATCTCAAGCTGCTGTGTCTCAACAAGCCGGTGCAAAATATGCGATCGCTTACGTCAATAGAGCTACTAAACTTTTAGGTGATGGAATCGCTTTAGTGCGAGAAATGGCTAGTGTGTTGGCGGCTAGCAATACAGAAATTCTCGCAGCTAGCATTAAATCTCCCCAAGAAGCAGCCGCATCTCTACAAGCAGGCGCTCATCATCTCACTTTACCTTTAGCCATGTTACAGTCTCTCACCACTCATGAATTGTCATTGCAAACCATTGATGAATTTGCTAAAAACGGGCGCGGCATTTTACTAGAGTTGGGAGCGGGGAGTAGGGAGTAG
- a CDS encoding glutamine synthetase, with amino-acid sequence MTENNKFKKLKKSLEEAGINFVRIVWCDNANIIRGKAVHVEMLSHYFEYGVGVTAAQQAFPVMYDAVIAETGLSPVGEIRLIPDWSSLSSLPYAPGHARVMGNMVLNGNPWALCPRNFLVRMIGAAKREGLEIRGAFENEFYLLRRTSEGIVPTDSTVFASTQGMDINQPVIDAIADALIAQGIPVEQYYPESGPGQQEISVRYTNAILAADWQIAFRETVKAIAYHHNLTASFLPKIFADAAGSGCHIHLSLWRDGKNLLPDSQGINGLSEVALQFIAGILHHLPALMALTTPSTNSYRRIRPHFWSGAFRCWGLDNREAAVRVPSAPAFTENPSHFELKTVDASANPYLALGAVIAAGLDGVQRKLKPGIPVNQDPANLPEAERIDNGIDPLPENLGKAIAHLQQDDILLKALNPQLSQAFIAVRQAEWEAMKDWDLEGEVKLLLERY; translated from the coding sequence ATGACTGAAAACAATAAATTTAAGAAACTCAAAAAATCCCTTGAGGAAGCTGGCATAAATTTTGTCCGCATCGTTTGGTGTGACAACGCCAACATCATTCGTGGTAAAGCTGTGCATGTGGAGATGCTGTCTCACTATTTTGAGTATGGTGTAGGCGTAACCGCAGCACAACAAGCATTCCCTGTAATGTATGATGCTGTGATTGCCGAAACTGGTCTAAGTCCAGTAGGCGAAATCCGCTTAATACCTGATTGGTCTAGCCTCTCTTCATTACCTTATGCTCCTGGTCACGCCCGTGTCATGGGTAACATGGTACTTAATGGCAATCCTTGGGCGTTATGTCCGCGTAATTTCCTGGTGCGAATGATTGGGGCGGCGAAACGTGAAGGGTTAGAAATTCGGGGAGCATTTGAAAATGAGTTTTATTTATTACGGCGAACATCTGAGGGAATTGTACCCACAGACTCAACAGTGTTTGCTTCAACTCAAGGAATGGATATCAATCAACCAGTGATAGATGCCATTGCTGATGCACTCATTGCTCAGGGAATACCTGTAGAACAGTATTATCCAGAATCGGGGCCTGGTCAGCAAGAAATTTCCGTGCGATACACTAATGCAATACTAGCAGCCGACTGGCAGATTGCTTTTAGAGAAACCGTAAAAGCGATCGCATATCATCATAATCTGACAGCCTCTTTCTTACCCAAAATCTTTGCCGATGCTGCTGGTAGCGGTTGCCACATTCATCTCAGCCTTTGGCGTGATGGAAAAAATCTCCTACCAGATTCCCAAGGTATCAACGGTCTTTCTGAGGTAGCGTTGCAATTTATTGCAGGCATATTGCATCACCTGCCGGCACTGATGGCATTAACCACCCCAAGTACTAATTCTTACCGCCGCATCCGTCCTCATTTTTGGAGTGGTGCTTTCCGCTGTTGGGGACTGGATAACCGTGAAGCAGCGGTGAGAGTTCCCAGTGCGCCAGCATTCACAGAAAATCCTAGCCATTTTGAGTTAAAAACTGTGGATGCATCAGCAAATCCTTACTTGGCTTTGGGTGCAGTAATTGCAGCCGGACTCGACGGGGTGCAACGCAAATTAAAACCAGGAATCCCAGTTAACCAAGACCCTGCAAATTTACCGGAGGCAGAACGCATAGATAATGGAATTGATCCGTTACCGGAGAACTTAGGAAAAGCGATCGCTCATCTTCAGCAAGACGATATCCTGTTAAAAGCCTTAAATCCACAACTCTCACAAGCTTTCATCGCAGTCCGTCAAGCCGAGTGGGAAGCGATGAAAGATTGGGACTTGGAGGGAGAAGTCAAGTTGTTGTTAGAGAGATATTAA
- a CDS encoding amidohydrolase family protein, giving the protein MNLAEIPLIDQHAHNLLRPEVAVSYPYAAAFTEGYDPKIINYHVRHTFFYRRSLREIAAFLECEAQEAAIVARRDSLGLEQLTQMYFSAANLEAIYLDDGLQPETILPLSWHERLISVQKILRLEVLAEQLIPQIEDFETFVQTFNSELDPPPSGVVAFKSIACYRTGLNIQPVSEEVAATHFYNLKQATKNQSLRLVDKPLIDFLLQQALLIAAKYQLPVQLHTGYGDPDLDLRLANPLYLRHLLESPQYRDAPLVLLHASYPYMQQAGYLASVYPQVYLDFGLAIPFLSVSGMRETIRQLLELTPTSKLMYSSDAHSIPELYYLGAKWGRQLLGEVLEQAIKDCDITASETFTIATAILRENALALYMCRGCG; this is encoded by the coding sequence ATGAATTTGGCTGAAATTCCCTTAATTGACCAACACGCACATAATCTACTACGGCCTGAAGTAGCTGTGAGTTATCCTTATGCTGCTGCCTTTACTGAAGGCTATGATCCAAAGATAATTAATTACCATGTCCGCCATACTTTCTTTTATCGGCGTAGCCTCCGAGAAATTGCAGCTTTCCTAGAATGTGAGGCGCAGGAAGCTGCAATTGTAGCGCGTCGGGATAGCTTAGGATTAGAACAACTGACACAGATGTATTTTAGTGCTGCTAACTTAGAAGCAATTTATTTGGATGATGGATTACAGCCAGAAACTATTTTGCCGCTATCATGGCATGAAAGATTGATATCTGTGCAAAAGATTTTGCGATTGGAGGTATTAGCAGAACAACTAATACCTCAAATAGAAGATTTTGAGACTTTCGTGCAAACATTCAACAGCGAACTTGACCCCCCACCGTCTGGAGTTGTGGCTTTTAAAAGTATTGCTTGTTATCGTACTGGTTTAAATATCCAACCTGTTAGTGAAGAAGTCGCTGCTACTCACTTTTACAATCTCAAACAAGCAACAAAAAATCAATCACTGCGGCTTGTAGACAAACCCTTAATTGATTTTCTTTTGCAACAAGCGTTATTAATTGCAGCTAAATATCAGTTACCGGTGCAATTGCATACTGGCTATGGCGATCCTGACTTAGATTTACGATTGGCAAATCCGTTATACTTGCGACATCTTTTAGAATCACCCCAGTACCGTGATGCACCTCTAGTACTGCTACATGCTTCTTACCCATATATGCAGCAAGCTGGTTATTTGGCTTCTGTCTATCCCCAAGTTTATTTAGATTTCGGTTTGGCAATACCTTTTTTAAGTGTATCTGGAATGCGGGAGACAATTCGGCAGTTATTAGAGTTAACTCCTACTAGTAAATTAATGTATTCTTCTGATGCTCACTCGATTCCTGAATTGTATTATTTAGGGGCAAAGTGGGGTCGCCAACTTTTAGGTGAAGTGTTAGAACAAGCAATTAAAGATTGTGATATTACTGCAAGTGAAACTTTTACTATAGCTACAGCAATTTTACGCGAAAATGCCTTGGCTTTGTATATGTGCAGAGGATGCGGGTAA
- a CDS encoding ribbon-helix-helix protein, CopG family, which translates to MNVEKLSISLSPSLVEFIENYKLNKGCKSRSQVIEEALELLRNRELEEAYRLASAEVDSAWDVTGADNLPDETW; encoded by the coding sequence ATGAATGTCGAAAAACTATCTATTTCTTTGTCCCCATCTTTAGTGGAGTTTATTGAAAATTACAAGCTTAATAAAGGCTGTAAATCTCGTTCTCAAGTGATTGAAGAAGCATTAGAATTACTGCGAAACCGAGAATTAGAGGAAGCTTACCGACTAGCATCTGCTGAAGTTGATAGCGCTTGGGATGTGACAGGAGCAGATAATTTGCCAGATGAAACGTGGTGA
- a CDS encoding helix-turn-helix domain-containing protein translates to MARLAAKVLNLNESDRSQLQQLINRHNTAQQIVLRAKIILLASEGKNHGEIARLLDISLDMARLWRNRWLENSDKELSILQRLQDSERIGAPVKFSMEQVIELFALACSPPEDYGRSISHWTSRELADEIMKQGIIESISVRHVGRLLEEAELKPHQSRYWLTPPS, encoded by the coding sequence GTGGCACGATTAGCTGCAAAAGTATTAAATTTGAACGAGAGCGATCGCTCACAACTCCAACAGTTGATCAACCGACACAATACGGCGCAACAAATAGTACTACGTGCAAAAATAATTCTCCTAGCGTCAGAGGGGAAAAATCATGGCGAAATTGCTCGATTATTAGATATAAGTCTTGATATGGCTCGTTTATGGCGAAACCGATGGTTGGAAAATAGCGATAAAGAGTTGTCTATTTTGCAGAGATTACAAGACTCAGAGCGTATTGGCGCACCAGTAAAATTTAGTATGGAGCAAGTAATCGAACTATTCGCCCTTGCATGTTCACCACCCGAAGACTATGGACGATCAATAAGTCATTGGACATCAAGAGAACTAGCGGACGAAATCATGAAACAAGGTATCATTGAAAGCATATCTGTCCGCCATGTTGGAAGATTATTAGAAGAAGCAGAACTTAAACCCCACCAGAGCCGCTACTGGTTAACCCCCCCCTCTTGA
- a CDS encoding transposase yields the protein MERYQNGERTISIDEMTGIQATERLEKDLPMRPGKVERREFEYIRHGTQSLIASFDIATGQIVEPNCGNTRTEEDFVQHIRRIIESDPQAIKWHLIMDCLNTHQSESLVRFVAQKEDLNIDLGIKGKSGILKSMKSRAAFLSDQTHRIVFHYTPKHSSWLNQIEIWFSILVRKLLKRASFKSQDDLKTRILEFIDYFNQTMAKPFKWTYKGKVLAI from the coding sequence ATTGAACGTTATCAAAACGGAGAGCGTACAATATCGATTGATGAAATGACTGGGATTCAGGCTACAGAGCGTTTAGAAAAAGATTTACCAATGCGACCGGGTAAGGTTGAAAGACGGGAGTTTGAGTATATTCGTCACGGTACACAAAGCTTAATTGCTAGTTTCGATATTGCCACTGGTCAAATTGTTGAACCAAATTGTGGAAACACAAGAACCGAAGAAGATTTTGTCCAACATATTCGTCGAATTATTGAAAGCGACCCTCAGGCAATCAAATGGCATTTGATTATGGACTGTCTTAATACTCACCAGTCGGAATCATTAGTTCGCTTTGTTGCACAAAAAGAAGATTTAAACATTGACCTTGGAATTAAGGGCAAAAGTGGCATTCTGAAATCGATGAAATCCCGTGCAGCTTTTTTGAGTGACCAAACACACCGAATTGTTTTCCATTACACACCCAAACATTCTTCTTGGCTCAACCAAATTGAAATTTGGTTCAGTATTTTGGTTCGCAAGTTACTCAAGCGTGCTAGCTTCAAAAGTCAGGATGACCTCAAAACCCGAATTCTCGAATTTATCGATTACTTTAATCAAACAATGGCTAAACCTTTTAAGTGGACATATAAGGGTAAAGTGTTGGCTATCTAA
- a CDS encoding GAF domain-containing protein, protein MDQETRLNADLQLGTPELSKLYCNHKAKSTIQSASPPNWHNLLQGVTQATKALLTNSDRTIAINQALAILGQATAAHRVYICEYHPHFVTKELAFSRRFEWVELGISPQHDNPLLQNLSQSEFDLQQWHQHLTAGYSFSAIASSLSQPQRQFLESLQVQSILLVPIPVESKIWGFIGFSDCQYERQWSQDEEAALITMAATLGSIMAYRQMTDVLYSERQQTQVQLAESEERFRLMVEGSEQVFFYIHNNAHIFEYVSPSVQAVLGYTPEELVGNLYHLIVHKSSQALADELTDQALLTGKRVDTYAILGLHKDGRLLVLEIAESPVIRNGQVQGMQGFARDITDRHQALEQLKAIAKRDRLLRGMGERIRTSLDLQTILDTTVAEVREFLQADRVYIVNTNNRGTESAVVAESVAASYRSVREWTLTSKNHEEALHSYFNPRVIYVVNDTTKKTDVPAVIAQDFISFQMRSIVGVPIMVDDQFYGLLVANQCDKGREWQHFEIDLLEELSTPVAIAIQQAKLYQELQGFNAELEQQVNKRTQELQQKYSELEELQNIKDEFLHAFSHDLRTPIMGILLVMKNFLSQSNGESVTISPIILERVIHSSERQLILIESLLEAHSSDVKGLTIQKSPLALHTFTQAIVKDFEPQLSKHQATITNQIAVNLPLVTADPLHLRRVFENLITNALNHNPPGLDIIINATVENQMMCCTIADNGVGIDTDVCEQLFNRYIRGGRSQSTGIGLGLYLCRQIISTHGGEIGVISEQNAGAKFWFTLPLVRLLNDD, encoded by the coding sequence ATGGATCAAGAAACCAGGTTGAATGCAGATTTGCAATTAGGCACTCCGGAATTATCCAAGCTTTATTGCAATCACAAGGCGAAATCTACCATACAATCAGCATCCCCACCCAACTGGCACAATCTTTTACAAGGAGTAACACAAGCAACAAAAGCTTTACTGACAAATAGCGATCGCACTATCGCCATCAACCAAGCTTTAGCTATCCTGGGACAAGCTACCGCAGCCCATCGAGTCTATATTTGTGAGTATCATCCCCATTTTGTCACAAAAGAGCTTGCTTTTAGCCGCCGATTTGAATGGGTAGAGTTAGGAATCAGCCCGCAGCATGACAATCCGCTTTTACAAAACCTTAGTCAGAGTGAATTTGATTTGCAACAATGGCATCAACATCTCACAGCTGGCTATTCCTTCAGTGCGATCGCCTCTAGTTTATCTCAACCACAGCGGCAATTTCTGGAATCCTTGCAAGTTCAATCGATTTTATTAGTACCGATTCCTGTGGAGAGCAAAATCTGGGGTTTTATAGGTTTTAGTGATTGCCAATACGAAAGACAATGGTCGCAGGATGAAGAAGCAGCTTTGATCACAATGGCGGCGACTCTAGGCAGCATTATGGCCTATCGCCAAATGACAGATGTGCTGTATAGTGAACGTCAACAAACCCAAGTGCAACTTGCTGAAAGTGAAGAACGCTTCCGGTTGATGGTGGAGGGTAGCGAACAAGTATTTTTCTATATCCATAACAACGCTCATATATTTGAATACGTTTCTCCTTCGGTGCAGGCAGTGCTGGGCTATACTCCTGAAGAGTTAGTAGGCAATCTCTACCATCTAATCGTGCATAAATCGTCCCAAGCACTAGCTGATGAATTGACAGATCAAGCATTGTTAACGGGGAAACGGGTAGACACTTACGCTATTTTGGGTTTGCATAAAGATGGTCGATTATTAGTATTAGAAATTGCCGAGTCTCCAGTCATTAGAAATGGTCAAGTACAAGGAATGCAGGGATTTGCCCGTGATATTACTGATCGCCATCAAGCACTAGAACAATTAAAAGCGATCGCCAAACGCGATCGCTTGTTAAGAGGAATGGGGGAGAGAATCCGCACCTCGCTGGACTTACAAACAATTCTCGACACGACTGTGGCAGAGGTACGGGAATTTTTGCAAGCAGACAGAGTATATATTGTTAACACTAATAATCGTGGGACTGAAAGCGCAGTAGTAGCTGAATCTGTAGCGGCTAGCTATCGGTCAGTTCGAGAGTGGACACTCACCTCGAAAAACCATGAAGAGGCCCTGCATTCTTACTTTAATCCCAGAGTGATTTATGTAGTTAATGACACGACTAAAAAAACAGATGTACCAGCGGTGATTGCCCAAGATTTTATCAGCTTCCAAATGCGATCGATTGTGGGTGTACCCATCATGGTGGATGACCAATTTTATGGTTTGCTAGTTGCGAACCAGTGTGACAAAGGGCGTGAGTGGCAGCATTTTGAAATTGATTTACTAGAAGAATTATCCACCCCAGTCGCGATCGCTATTCAGCAAGCTAAACTATACCAAGAGTTACAAGGCTTCAATGCCGAGTTAGAACAGCAAGTCAACAAGCGTACCCAGGAATTACAGCAAAAATATAGCGAACTGGAAGAATTGCAGAACATCAAAGATGAATTTCTCCACGCCTTCTCCCATGATTTGCGAACACCAATCATGGGCATTTTGTTAGTAATGAAAAATTTCCTCAGTCAGAGTAATGGTGAATCTGTGACAATTTCTCCCATAATTTTAGAGCGAGTTATTCACAGTAGTGAACGCCAACTTATACTAATTGAGTCGCTATTAGAGGCACATTCCAGTGATGTCAAGGGATTAACTATTCAAAAGTCACCATTGGCATTGCACACATTCACTCAAGCAATTGTCAAAGATTTCGAGCCACAGCTGAGCAAACATCAAGCCACAATAACTAATCAGATTGCTGTGAATTTGCCATTAGTGACTGCTGATCCTTTACATTTGCGGCGAGTGTTTGAAAATTTGATTACCAACGCCCTCAACCATAATCCACCAGGGCTAGATATCATTATCAATGCCACAGTGGAGAATCAAATGATGTGCTGTACAATTGCTGACAATGGTGTGGGAATAGATACGGATGTCTGTGAGCAATTATTTAACCGTTATATCAGAGGTGGGCGATCGCAATCCACAGGTATTGGTTTAGGTTTGTATCTTTGTCGGCAAATTATCTCCACTCATGGCGGAGAAATTGGTGTGATTAGTGAACAGAATGCTGGGGCAAAGTTTTGGTTTACTTTGCCACTGGTAAGGTTGTTAAATGATGACTGA